The genomic region TCGACACCATGATGCTGTTGCACTCGCCGGAGCAGGAACAGATCCTCAAGACCGGCACCCGCATCCTGCTGGCGGTAGAGCCCCCGGAAGTACTGGCGCGCATGCTGCCCACCGAAGAAGACAAGGTACGGGTGCTGGCCGCTGAAGAACTGCTGAAAAAGGCACGCTCAATCCACGTCAAATCCCGCGCCGGCAGTGATTTCCGCGCAGCGCTGGGGCAATACCCGTCCGTCACCGAATACGGTTTTGCTGACGAACCTGGGCGCTGGGACCACTGGCCGAGCGGCTTTCTGTTCTCCTGGCCCAACGAAGAAACCGCCGAAGGCGTGCTGGTGCTGGACATCGGCGACATCCTGCTGCCGTTCAAGACCTACACCCGGGAGAAAATCACCCTGGAGATCGAGAAGGGCTTCATCACCAAAATCCACGGTGGTTTCGAAGCCGAATACCTGCGCGACTACATGAAATACTTCAACGACCCCGAGGTTTACGGCATCTCCCACATCGGCTGGGGCCTGCAGCCACGGGCGCAATGGACGGCGATGGGCCTGCACGACAAGAACGACGGCATGTGCATGGACGCCCGGGCGTTCTACGGCAACTTCCTGTTCTCCACCGGCCCGAACACCGAAGTCGGCGGCACCCGCAAAACCCCGTGCCACATGGACATCCCGTTGCGCAATTGCGACGTCTACCTCGATGACCAAGCCGTCGTCATCGCCGGCGACGTCGTAGCCCCCAAGGCCTCCCTGGCACACTAAAAATCCAATGTGGGAGCGGGCTTGCTCGCGAATGCGGTATGTCAGTCACACATGCGCCACCTGACACACCGTATTCGCGAGCAAGCCCGCTCCCACATTTCAACTGCATTCCGGCAATGAGATCCTTGAGTCCAATCCACAACCCCGCCATCATGCCACTCCATCGACCACCGCCTTCCCGAGCCCGCCGTGCCTGATTCCTACGTTTTCTCCGAGCAAGTCGGCCACCTGTTGCGCAAGGCCTACCAGCGCCACCTGGCGATCTTCCAGCAGAACGTCGGCGACTCCCAGCTCACCGCCGTGCAGTTCGTCACCCTGTGCGCCCTGCGCGATCACGGTGCAAGTTCGCTCACCGAACTGGTCAAGGCTACCGCCGTCGACCAGGCGACCATCCGCGGCATCGTCGAACGCCTCAAGGCCCGCGAACTGATCACCCTCGAACCCGATCCCCAGGACAAACGCAAAGTCGTCGTCAACCTGTCCGACTCTGGCGCCGCCCTGGTGCAGCAAACCGTGCCTTGCGCCGCCACCATCACCGAACTGACCTTGAGCAACCTCAACCCCGCCGAACGCGTCGCCGTACTGTTCCTGCTACGCAAAATGATCGACGACCCCCAAACCCCGTAGCAGCTGTCGAGCCCCAGCGAGGCTGCGTCGGCTGCACCGCCGTTATCGAGCCAGGCACAAGACCGCGTCGGCCGCACCGCCGCTATCGAGCCAGGCACAAAACCGCGTCGCCCGCCACGCAGCCTCGCCAAGGCTCGACAGCTGCTACGGCGGATATGCTATTGCCACGATGGTCTGGCACCGTTTTTGCTTTACGTTGATGTAGTAACCACTTCACCAGTCAAGTGTGTCGCGAGACCCCAGGTGCGCGACGCTTTTTTTTGACTGTTTGATGTAGTGGGCACTTCACCAAACCCAACGGGCGAAGCGAATGATCAGCCAGCACATCACGGTAACGCTTGAGGTCAACGGCCACACCACCGAAGTCAGCGCA from Pseudomonas yamanorum harbors:
- a CDS encoding 2,5-dihydroxypyridine 5,6-dioxygenase — translated: MPVSDCELTQMFEHVLKLSKVDPTQSVAVLKSHYSDPRTVRAAMDAAQRLGAKVYAVELPSFNHPRAMGNDMTAYCGDTALTGNIAAQRALEAADLIVDTMMLLHSPEQEQILKTGTRILLAVEPPEVLARMLPTEEDKVRVLAAEELLKKARSIHVKSRAGSDFRAALGQYPSVTEYGFADEPGRWDHWPSGFLFSWPNEETAEGVLVLDIGDILLPFKTYTREKITLEIEKGFITKIHGGFEAEYLRDYMKYFNDPEVYGISHIGWGLQPRAQWTAMGLHDKNDGMCMDARAFYGNFLFSTGPNTEVGGTRKTPCHMDIPLRNCDVYLDDQAVVIAGDVVAPKASLAH
- a CDS encoding MarR family winged helix-turn-helix transcriptional regulator encodes the protein MPDSYVFSEQVGHLLRKAYQRHLAIFQQNVGDSQLTAVQFVTLCALRDHGASSLTELVKATAVDQATIRGIVERLKARELITLEPDPQDKRKVVVNLSDSGAALVQQTVPCAATITELTLSNLNPAERVAVLFLLRKMIDDPQTP